In Labrus bergylta chromosome 6, fLabBer1.1, whole genome shotgun sequence, the following proteins share a genomic window:
- the LOC109976430 gene encoding tubulin beta-1 chain-like, whose amino-acid sequence MGTLLISKIREENPDRIMNTYSVVPSPKVSDTVVEPSNATLSVHQLVENTDETFCIDNEALYAICFRTLKLTTLTYGDLNHLVSATMSGVTTCLRFPRQLNADLRKLAVNMVPFPRLHFFVPGFAPLTSRGSQQYRSLTVPELTQQMFDAKNMMAACDPRHGRYLTVAAVFRGRMSMKEVDEQMLNVQNQNSSHFVEWIPNNVKTAVCGIPPRGLKMAATFIGNSTAIQELFKHISEQFTAMFRRKAFLHWYTGEGMDEMEFTEAESNMNDLVSEYQQYQDATAEEEGEFEEEGEEELA is encoded by the coding sequence ATGGGCACACTGCTCATCAGCAAAATCCGTGAAGAGAACCCCGACCGTATTATGAACACCTACAGCGTGGTGCCCTCACCCAAAGTATCAGACACAGTCGTTGAGCCCTCCAACGCCACACTGTCAGTCCACCAGCTTGTAGAAAACACAGACGAAACCTTCTGTATTGACAACGAGGCTCTGTATGCCATCTGTTTCCGCACCCTTAAACTTACAACCCTCACTTACGGTGACCTCAACCACCTCGTCTCTGCCACCATGAGCGGCGTTACCACCTGCCTCAGGTTCCCCAGACAGCTCAATGCTGACCTGAGGAAGCTGGCTGTAAACATGGTGCCATTCCCTCGTCTGCACTTCTTCGTGCCAGGCTTCGCTCCCCTCACAAGCCGAGGCAGCCAGCAGTACAGGTCCCTCACTGTACCAGAGCTCACCCAGCAGATGTTCGACGCAAAGAACATGATGGCTGCCTGCGACCCACGTCACGGCCGCTACCTGACAGTGGCTGCTGTCTTCCGTGGCCGCATGTCCATGAAGGAGGTGGACGAACAGATGCTGAACGTGCAGAACCAAAACAGCAGCCACTTCGTTGAATGGATCCCCAACAACGTGAAGACCGCTGTCTGTGGCATTCCTCCCCGTGGCCTCAAGATGGCTGCCACATTCATCGGCAACAGCACAGCCATCCAGGAGCTGTTCAAGCATATCTCTGAGCAGTTCACAGCCATGTTCAGGCGCAAAGCTTTCCTCCATTGGTACACCGGCGAGGGTATGGACGAGATGGAGTTCACCGAGGCAGAGAGCAACATGAACGACCTGGTGTCAGAGTACCAGCAGTACCAGGACGCCACCGccgaggaggagggagagtttGAGGAGGAAGGCGAGGAGGAGCTTGCCTAA